GGTGATGAGCTTCTGCAGGAGGATCGTCACCCTGACCGACGGCCGCATCTCCGATGACAGGACCCAAGCCGGGGACGGTGGCCGATGAACAACCTGAAGCTGGCCCTCCGTGGCGTGACGCGGAATAAGCGCCGCACCCTCATGACGCTCTCCGCCATCACAATCGCGCTGATGACGATGGTAATTTTAGGCGCCTTCATGGACGGCGCAACCAAACAGACAGAGGACGGAGTAATCGAGATCACGGGGCACGTCCAGCTCTACGCGCCGGGGTACTACGACGAGAGGCGCACCCTTCCCACCGACATCGCCATCGGCGACCTCGACCACACCCTGGCGGAAATCCGGGGGATGGGCGGGGTCGTTGACGTCACGCCCCAGATAAACTTCGGCGGGCTGGCCATCCACGACGAGAAACAGATGACCGGCCTCTTCAGCGGAATCGAGCCAGAATCAGCCGACCGCATCCACGGTTACACGGACAAGGTCACCCAGGGGCGGTATCTCACCGACAACGACGTGGACGGCTGCCTGATCGGCTATCGGTTCGCCGAGCTCCTGGGCATCGGGGTCGGGGACGCGCTCACCTACGTGACTCAGACCTCCTACGGAGCCCTTACCGCCGCCGACCTTACGGTAGTCGGCGTCGTGAAGACGATGAATCCTATGATTGACGAGGCGGGGGTGCTCCTGCGCCTGGAGGATGCCCAGCGGCACATGGAGCTCCCGAACGCCGCCACGGCGATAATCGTCACCGGAGAGGACGCGGACAAATCCGTCGAACTCAAGGAGAGCCTCCTCGCCCTTTTGAACGCCGGTGTCGAGCTCAAAACGGAGCCCCTCCAACCCGTAACCCCGGAAACCGAGGACGTTGTGCCGCTATTCGCGGAGGAGGCTCCCACGGGGGGCTTCGAGGTGCCGGATGAAGTTATCATGGCTCCAACCAAAGAAGGCTTCGAGGGCTACACGTGGTACGAG
The genomic region above belongs to bacterium and contains:
- a CDS encoding FtsX-like permease family protein, with the translated sequence MNNLKLALRGVTRNKRRTLMTLSAITIALMTMVILGAFMDGATKQTEDGVIEITGHVQLYAPGYYDERRTLPTDIAIGDLDHTLAEIRGMGGVVDVTPQINFGGLAIHDEKQMTGLFSGIEPESADRIHGYTDKVTQGRYLTDNDVDGCLIGYRFAELLGIGVGDALTYVTQTSYGALTAADLTVVGVVKTMNPMIDEAGVLLRLEDAQRHMELPNAATAIIVTGEDADKSVELKESLLALLNAGVELKTEPLQPVTPETEDVVPLFAEEAPTGGFEVPDEVIMAPTKEGFEGYTWYELNHLIFDLINQKDQMLDVLRAVLLILAAAMIANTMLTNVFERTREIGVMMAMGAKGRQVLLVFLGEAAALGIIGSLAGVALGAGIGLVLQSVGINLGDAYSSLTNVPMGQVFHPLVAPLRLVQFFLLGFVVSVFAGLYPAAKAARMLPTKALRFI